One window of the Shewanella cyperi genome contains the following:
- a CDS encoding phosphoglycerate kinase has translation MAIIKMSDLDLNGKRVLIREDLNVPVADGVVTSDARLRASLPTIKLALEKGAAVMVMSHLGRPTEGEFNEEFSMKPVVNYLAAALDCPVRLVSDYLEGVEVAVGEVVVFENVRFNKGEKKNDEALSKKMAALCDVYVMDAFGTAHRAEASTNGVGLHAPIACAGPLLAAELDALGKALDNPARPLVAIVGGSKVSTKLTVLESLSGIVDQLVVGGGIANTFIAAAGNQVGKSLYEADLIDEAKRLVANAQSRGGDIPVPTDVVVGKEFSPTAVATLKDVSEVAADDMIFDIGPDSAEALAAILKNAGTIVWNGPVGVFEFDQFGEGTKRIAQAIAESPAFSIAGGGDTLAAVDKYGIADKVSYISTGGGAFLEFLEGKELPAVAMLKARGN, from the coding sequence ATGGCAATTATCAAGATGTCAGACCTGGATCTTAATGGCAAGCGCGTGCTTATTCGTGAAGATCTGAACGTACCCGTGGCCGACGGTGTGGTCACCAGTGATGCCCGTCTGCGCGCATCCCTGCCCACTATCAAGCTGGCGCTGGAAAAAGGCGCCGCCGTGATGGTGATGTCGCACCTGGGCCGCCCCACCGAGGGTGAGTTCAACGAGGAGTTCTCCATGAAGCCCGTGGTGAACTACCTGGCCGCCGCCCTGGATTGCCCGGTGCGTCTGGTCAGCGACTACCTCGAGGGTGTCGAGGTGGCCGTGGGTGAAGTGGTGGTGTTCGAGAACGTCCGCTTCAACAAGGGTGAGAAGAAAAACGACGAGGCACTGTCGAAGAAGATGGCGGCCCTGTGCGACGTGTATGTGATGGATGCCTTTGGTACAGCACATCGCGCCGAAGCCTCCACCAATGGCGTCGGCCTGCACGCCCCCATCGCTTGCGCCGGTCCGCTGCTGGCGGCCGAGCTCGATGCCCTGGGCAAGGCGCTCGACAATCCCGCCCGTCCTCTGGTGGCCATTGTCGGTGGCTCCAAGGTGTCTACCAAGCTGACCGTGCTGGAGTCCCTGTCCGGCATAGTGGATCAGCTGGTGGTGGGTGGCGGTATTGCCAACACCTTTATTGCCGCTGCCGGCAATCAGGTGGGCAAGTCCCTGTATGAAGCTGATTTGATCGACGAAGCCAAGCGTCTGGTAGCCAATGCCCAAAGCCGTGGTGGCGACATTCCCGTGCCGACCGATGTGGTGGTGGGCAAGGAGTTCAGCCCAACGGCCGTGGCTACCCTGAAAGATGTGAGCGAAGTGGCCGCCGATGACATGATCTTCGACATCGGCCCAGACAGCGCCGAGGCTCTGGCTGCCATCCTCAAGAACGCCGGTACCATAGTTTGGAACGGCCCTGTTGGCGTGTTCGAGTTCGACCAGTTCGGTGAAGGCACCAAGCGCATCGCCCAGGCGATCGCCGAGTCTCCCGCCTTCTCCATCGCCGGTGGTGGTGACACCCTGGCCGCCGTGGACAAGTACGGTATCGCCGACAAGGTGTCCTACATTTCCACCGGTGGCGGCGCTTTCCTCGAGTTCCTCGAAGGCAAGGAGCTGCCGGCCGTGGCCATGCTCAAGGCCCGTGGCAACTGA